Below is a genomic region from Tenrec ecaudatus isolate mTenEca1 chromosome 15, mTenEca1.hap1, whole genome shotgun sequence.
GTTCAGCAGTTTGCTTTGCTACTCTTGGTGGGCGGCACTCTGCCGATCactctgcatctccccctctccctgcccttGAGGCTGGGCCACGTGGCTGTGTGCTGCACAGTGGAACACAAGGGCCATGTACACGGTGTGCCTGTCAGGACTGCAGGATGGCCATTCCCTGCGGGCTCCATCATTTCTCTCCTTCTAACTAAGGCATGTCTGGAGGCTCCGCTCCCACTGTCATGAGATCTGACTCCTGGGTTCCCAGGTGCTGGTTTCCCTACTATGTCTGGTGCACACACTTCTACTCCCTGAAGCCTCGGAGACATCACAATCAATGGGAAAATAGAAAGTAAAATGCACATTTCAGAATGTAAACCTTCAATTGCAATTCGTGACCTGGAGAATGAAGTCGATACGATGGCACGTAAGGCCCTTTGTGCCCTTCATTGTAAACACTCACTGCCCCTCCTAAATGCGTCTAGCAACCTTACTGTTCCTCCATCACAATGGATTCTAGTTTGTTATTCTCTTCGTGAGAGAGTCCCCATACGTTCTTCAATATGTAATGCTGTGTGTCAGGCACATGTGCTGTGCACTTGCTGGCTGAATAATGTGCTACTAACAATCCTAAAAGAGCCCCGGTGGAAGAGTGGTTACAAGTTAGCATTCAAACCACAcagccggcagtttgaaaccaggagctgctctgtgggagaaaggtgaggcattcTTCTCCTAtagtcagtctcggaaacccacaagggcagttccgttcattctgtcttacagggttgcgatGAGCGGCggtgatcaactcaatggcagtgaggattgcaaaaaacaaactaaaaaaactTCTAAtatccaaacccattgccataaagttcattccaactcagagagagacCCTACAGGGTATACAACTGCCCTAGGGTGTCTTTGAAGGTATAATtccttagggaagcagactgcctcatcgctCTCCCATAGAGTGGTTAATGGTTTGAACCAGACCTTTCAAGTCAGTGGCTTATcgtttaacccactgtgccaccatggctccattCGTATTCCTAAGCtcctaaaaaaatcatgaaattttAAGAGCCTGGTGTAGTTCTCGATGTATTAGAAAATCTAGTCTCTAAAAGCAATTCTACAGCCCTGGGTGTCTGACTAATCTGGCCTATCTTCTAGAATCAATTCTACAGTGTTAGGTCTAACACTCTTACCCTATTACCAAAATGAAGCCAAGAACCCGGAATCCAATACAATATCCCTTTGGAATTCATGACATCAGACGTTAATTTTTTTGTCTTAGAAATTTAGAGTTACCACAATCAGCTATTTAAAAAATGTGAATTGCTTCAGATAGGAGGCAAATAGAAACAGCAAGAATCATGACCACaacttgaaatgctgtttctgagaGGGGCTTTCTCAGAAAAGCAATGTATTTTATGCTGTTGGGAAAAGTCAGGCTGTCTAGCTCTTCCATTATTAAATACAAAGGTCTTATTTTTCAATGTATTAAAACGTTATCATTCAAGGGTGAGTCTTAGAATCCACGAAGAAACTGGTTTAGTTACTAAAAATGccttttatttaaatgaaaatctgAGTTTGTACACTCTATCATAGAGAACTGGACTCAGACACAGTCATTTCTTCCTTTACGTGGACGATCTTGAGAAGACCCAAAGTAGCCTTTCGTTTTATAATATGGGAAAAACAACACACAGTCCTTTAGGGAAACAACTTTGTGAAACTTACATTCCATTGCACAGTTAAGGGTTATACAAATTAGTAACACAAGCTATGTCTTAAATTCCAAAAATTATCTAAAATGTTAGTGGTGCCTAGAATAGTAAATATCAAGTTGGAAACATAATCTAAAGAGTTCAGATGACGTTGAAAATACTGAGCAGTAgaggaaaattaaaatgagtGCTCAATGCTCTAACAACTAGGCAGCAGGGCACTATGCATATATAAATGATTAGACTTTAGAGATTACCTTCTCTCCAAGATACACAATTGAAACAAAAATCTGGGTAAATGATTTAAAGGAAGTTTAATTCTTTTTAATACCTACGATCTAGAGCGTAATGGACTATGTTCTACGGATAAAACAATTACTAATTCAAATATAAAAGACACCACATTtagaagggggaaagaaaactTTTAAAAGGTAATGGTTTTAAttgaatgaatgagatgaaagatAGTAAGCCCTGTTCTCTACTTACATGAAAGAAGATTTTTAAGAAATCACTGCACAAAAAACAAAGGATAGGGTTATGGTGTTGTATTCAATGTTTCTCCTCACTGCTTTTCCTGACGGCTTAAGAACAAATCAAAGTTTCCACAGCATATTTGCTTTCAAAATGCCGAATGGTAACACAGTTGCTGACTTCGCGTTTCTGAAGACCTAATTTGAGAGGGAAACATTTTTAAACCTTAGTTATTAAGATATAATATACTCGACATTCCATGAACGTCTATAGTTTAATTATTTTCACATGAAAAAATTTTTCATCGATTTTCTCAGAACGAAGTATGTCAACAGATCCTAGCAATACTCCACAGACTACAGACAGTCCCGACCTTGAGACAACTCCTACTTGCCCCTTAGTCTTATGAAACACCTACTGGCAATGGATTCAAACTTCGGAGCCTTCTCCTGCACCACCGCAGAGGAGGAACCTGTGGCCCACCCGCCTGACATGTAGGCCCGTAAAATCAAAAACACCAGCCAACATCACAGGCTTCCCCAAAGCAGTTCtagccacaccacaccacactagGGGCGGGTTACTTACACGTCTGACCACGGTGGCCCTCAAAGGATGGTACAAAATACCCAAATGGCCTTTAGCAGAAACAGGTTCCGCACGTCTGCAGCGAAGTAAGGCTAAATATCTGTGCACATCTGGTCTAACTTACCTACAAATTCTACGAGATACTTTGAAGAATGGAATCTGATTGTAACCTGGGGATTGCCTGTACTTAGAATTTTATGaacttgtatatatatataaaaaagaaatgttcTATATTCTTGACTACGGACTGACGATAGACTGTGTATGCATTTGTCCAAACTCAGAAGCACATTCTAAAGAGGACAAGTGTCTTATCGTATGTACAAGAACTCTGGGAGTAGGTGTTTCAGGTACCTTACTAGTCAACCGAGGAGAGAGAATCTAGGTATTCAAAGTGCTAACAAAAAGTCAGGAAAGTAGGTTTGCTGGGTGCTACAATTTCAAAAAAGCCATAGTACTATGCATATGAATGGCACAGCTTACTCCCTGATATGCTTCTATAAgcactttcatttatttttataaagatcTTGAAGGAAAGGGGGAGATATTGTCATCctatctgggggtggggggtaatgcAAAGGCCAAAAGAAGGGAGTTGGCATACGCTGTCAACGCATTGAGTATAACTCACACAGATTCTTTCCCAACATGATCCAAAGAGAAAATGCTTTGCTTAGAATGcagatctatacacacacacgcacaccccccTTCCAATCTGTTCTCTCAAAACCCACTGGGTACTATGGCTGGGAAGTTGCACTGAATAACCAGCAGCACCTCAAGGCACGGATTATTTCATATCTAACTTTTTCTATCTTATAAGAGTGGATTAGAATTAAGACCGATGCCTCAGAAATTGCAAAATATTACTGTTGCCCATTGATTTCAATTCCTCATTCCTGGCAAGTATGTCACCAATGAATCTAGTTTACTACAATGTAGCAAAACAAAATTTTCTATCAACACTGTAGCATCCAAAGCATTACCTCGAATAGTGTCTCTGCGCTGCAGTCTGTAAGTTTCCTTGCCATGGCACAGTCGGTAAATGAAGAAGCCCAGGTTATCCACATTGTCGATGCGATCAGTGATAACCATGTGCTCGTGAATCAGATAGGACTGGGGCAAATAGGTTCCAGCCTACATTTCAGAAGGAAGGTATTACATAAACATCTTAAAATGTACACTGAACAGACTAGAGAATAAACAGAATTCTTAGAAATTATAGTTTAGGACCAATATTGGCAAACTATTGTTGCCATCTGGTTTTCTAGTTACACTGGAACACGGCCATGGCTCATTCCTTTACGCAATATGATGGCTGAGTTGAGAACCATTAGGTTGAAAGCCCAATATTTATCCTCCTGCCCTTTAAAGGAATTAGGAAACTTCTTAAGaaccttaaaaatatatataaattgctGGTCCTTGCTTGTCAACCAACACGAGTgcatattttcttaaaatttctcatTTAAAACTCGTCACTGCATTTCTCGTAGGTGAGCCTTTAGCGGGCTTTCTTTAAAGGGAATTCTACAACACCATTGgggcctaaggagccctggtagtgctgcgTAAGCACTGGACTGTGAACTGcctggtcagcggttcaaacccaccaactgttccAGGGGTGTAGGATGAAGATTTtccgctcccacaaagattttagTCCCGGAACCTCCAAGGAAAAGTTCTACTctcttttagggtcactgtgggttggaatgaaTTTGATGGCaaggcagctggtggttcagtATGGTGCAGCAGCATCAATTAAAAAAGAGGCAAATATTCTTATACCTTGATGTTAATGAGTAGCTCCAATAAATTCCTGGGTGGCATAACAATGGAGGTGTTCAGAGGAATGACATAGCACTTATCCAGGTTAAGATCTAAATAGGCCGTGAGTTTCTGCGAAGAAAAACATGTATTTAGTTAAATTGATATTTATAGTAAAGGCAGCAAGTGAATTAAGAAGAACTTGTGCAACTAAAATGGGTAGTCTTTGGAATGTTTACATCACTCCAGCATTTCAACAAATCAAGACATTGGTGGGCTAGGGAAAGAAGTAACTAGGGAGAAGAAAATGTATTCATACTAGTAATTAATCATATTAATTGTTTCTGTAATAAGTGATAATATTTATTAAAATCAACTGCAAATAGCCTTAATATCTGCTTAACAGATTTTCCGTTATCTCACCTGTAAGTCCTAATGCCCTCTAAGGCATGCATCCATTTGATGTAATGACTATAATTTCTTTATTATGTGTCTAAAACAGAACCAGTTACTATCTAACATCATCAGAAAACCAGGAAAACAGTCACTAACATGATTTGCTACAGTCTGTGGTTCAGATGAGAAGGCCTATTTACAGGATTTGTCTTGAGGAGATCAGCCTGGGTTAGCCAAATGATTTACTATTGTTTTGGACAAAGTATTATTTTGAAGTCACTGCAGTGACAATATTATGCTATCATCTCAAAAAAAATACAGAAGACGAGTATGATATCATATATCCTTTGGGAGAATATATCAAAATCAGCTACTTCAATGATTTTAATAAGATACCTATCAATTGTTTCTCCCAATTTTGAAATGTTAAAATACGTGAAGCActcagtaaaaaaaataaaagtatagaCATTCTCAGATGTACAAAATATCCATAAAGCTAACTGTAGTGGTATGCTTGAATACTCAAAATGACAAATTGAAGGGACATACAAAAATCTTAGGCAATATATAATAAGCTTCTGAATGATATTTAGGAAAAGAAGTTCTTGGGGGGAATACCAGTATGAACCAGGTGTTAAAAGGAGATGAAGCAAATATGGCAACATTTTGGAATCCAGCTCTCTCCTCTACTTTTCTACATACATAAAAGCTGTCAAAAACTGGAGAGAAACGTAAAGAGAAGTCAGAAGATCAACAGCATAATGACTACACAGCAATGGAAACACGAATCAACATATACATACAAAAACATACAAGAAACAAGAGTAAttcaaaagcaaagcaagaacaaCTGGGAGGGAGTTCAAGGgtggacaaggtggggaaaggttaACAAGAATGGGAGAAGTCCAGATTCACTGGGTCTGCTTCAGATATTCAAAACAGAGCCAAGAAACAGGTTCTGTTTTATCTTGTAGGGTAGGAAGGATTCCATGTCTGTTTAAATAACGTGTTATTAACCTAGCAAATAAGAGAGAGACATGAAATGACAAAAAGCTTAAGTGAAGCacctgcatttttaaaatttaatttaagttTTTGCAGCCTGGGACACCTGGCTCACCTTGCTAAAGTCATGGACAATGTTGGCTGGATCACTGTCGGCAAACTCTGGGACAGGCACACTGATGAATTCAACCTCCTCTTCCTCGAAGATCTTAATGTTTTCCTCAATTGTCTGGTACCGAGCAGCTGGGGCTTGGGCAGAGGCCTCATTCAGGACGACGTCATCTTTGATGTACTTTATCCCACAGTAGTACACATCGTCTGGCTGCGGAGAGCGTAGACACTATTCTAGTGATGCAGTGGGAGGCAGGTTTTTTCAAATCTACGTAAGTATTACTTAAGCTGCTACCTTTATCTAACTAGCATTTTGCTTGCAAGTTCTCATTTTTAGATGACAAGTCAGACAGTTTAATTATAGAgtcaaggcattcttttaagacaaGATTTTGAGGTTCTGTAAAATATagtttgagaagaatgaaaaagcAGCTGATGGCCTTTATACTTTCTGTGGTTGACACACACAGCCTATAAAAGCATGCCTCCATCTGATGACAAGTAAACTTGAAGATATGCATAGGGCTCCTTCTGCCTGTAGGCATTAcgctaataaaataatatattcagAAACCAATACTTCGgtggaaaaaaaccccaaaatttaATAAACTTTTTATGATTCATTGATTACAGAAAAATTTTCTCTACATTAGCCCAAAGGGACAATTTCTCCCTGAAATTTCTAAATGTATACAAGTAGTTATGATTTCTCTTTAAaaggtattttaaattttaaggaAGTCAGACACAGAAGGACAAATGATCCCACTTATATGAAAAAATCTAAAATGGGTAAATACCTAAGTATCAACGTTTGCTTGTGATTCCAaggggaaggcaggcaggaaggaagagagCCCTCGGTTTCTGCTTCAGGGAAATGGGAAGACTTGCTAACAAATACTGGTGAGAGGTGCACAACATGGTCAACCTAAATGAGGTACTGAGTTGTCCGTGTACAAAAACACGTTCGTCCCCATGCTTACTGC
It encodes:
- the LOC142427936 gene encoding integral membrane protein 2B → MVKVTFNSALAQKEAKKDESKSGEEALIGPSDAVAVDCKDTDEVVPIGQRRAWCWCMCFGLAFMLAGVILGGAYLYKYFALQPDDVYYCGIKYIKDDVVLNEASAQAPAARYQTIEENIKIFEEEEVEFISVPVPEFADSDPANIVHDFSKKLTAYLDLNLDKCYVIPLNTSIVMPPRNLLELLINIKAGTYLPQSYLIHEHMVITDRIDNVDNLGFFIYRLCHGKETYRLQRRDTIRGLQKREVSNCVTIRHFESKYAVETLICS